A region of Maribacter algicola DNA encodes the following proteins:
- the rnr gene encoding ribonuclease R produces the protein MSKKNKKSRNHRKNEITKGIFTVLEKEPSKSFNYKQIAAKIGITDAHDRNTLIQRLAQLKEKKRIREVSRGSYQVLEDVKTYHTGTVDVTGRGNAYIVVEGMDDDVFVPFNKLNKAFHKDVVEVYIYPRKKSKKLEGEIVRVLERHKSTFVGVVDMQKTFAFVRPSDFRMYTDIFITKENLNGAKDGEKVIVELLDWPDGVDSPYGKIAEVLGIPGEHNTEIHSILAEYGLPYEFPVEVQRFADGLDTTIKKEEIAKRRDMRDVLTFTIDPKDAKDFDDALSFTVLQNGNYEIGIHIADVSHYLEVDTILDDEAYDRATSVYLVDRVVPMLPEVLSNNACSLRPNEEKYTFSAIFELDTTAVIKNQWFGRTVINSNERFAYEEAQHIIESGTGHIPEHVSIRGKAYQIGEDVVEATLTMDKLAKIMRKKRMKQGAISFDKVEVRFNLNENNEPIGVYFKEAKDANKLIEEFMLLANRKVAEFIGKQKPKKTFVYRVHDDPDEDKLIALNGIISRFGHKLNFKDKKSISASLNQLLEDVKGQKEQNLVDTLAIRSMSKAVYTVDNIGHYGLAFDYYTHFTSPIRRYPDVMVHRLLQHYLDGGDTVKADTYEQKCKHSSDMEALAANAERDSIKYMQIKFMEDHKDQEFLGVISGVTEWGIYVEIIENKCEGMVRIRDIKGDYYIFDEKQYAIIGERTKKMYQLGDEVVVMVKSTDLIKRHLDFSLLGKKE, from the coding sequence ATGTCGAAAAAAAATAAGAAGAGTAGAAATCACAGGAAGAACGAAATTACCAAAGGGATTTTTACTGTTTTGGAGAAGGAACCAAGCAAAAGTTTCAACTACAAACAAATTGCCGCAAAAATAGGAATTACTGATGCCCATGATAGGAATACATTGATTCAGAGATTAGCCCAATTAAAGGAAAAAAAACGCATTCGGGAAGTTTCTAGGGGTAGTTATCAAGTATTGGAAGATGTTAAAACCTATCATACAGGTACCGTGGATGTAACCGGACGAGGGAACGCCTATATTGTTGTGGAAGGGATGGACGACGATGTTTTTGTCCCTTTTAATAAGTTAAACAAGGCTTTTCATAAAGATGTGGTGGAAGTGTATATCTATCCCAGGAAGAAAAGCAAAAAACTGGAAGGTGAGATCGTTCGTGTTTTGGAGCGTCATAAAAGCACCTTTGTAGGAGTCGTGGACATGCAAAAAACCTTTGCTTTTGTGCGTCCCTCCGATTTTAGAATGTATACCGATATCTTCATTACCAAAGAAAATCTTAATGGAGCCAAGGATGGGGAGAAGGTCATTGTGGAACTTTTGGATTGGCCGGATGGTGTAGATTCTCCCTATGGAAAGATTGCCGAAGTTTTAGGGATCCCCGGTGAACACAATACGGAGATACATTCCATTTTGGCCGAATATGGGCTACCCTATGAATTTCCTGTCGAGGTACAACGTTTTGCCGATGGACTGGATACTACCATTAAAAAAGAGGAGATTGCCAAACGAAGGGATATGCGAGACGTATTGACCTTTACGATAGATCCTAAGGATGCCAAGGATTTTGATGACGCGCTTTCTTTTACGGTTTTGCAAAATGGAAACTATGAAATTGGTATTCATATAGCCGATGTTTCCCATTACTTGGAAGTGGATACCATTCTTGATGATGAGGCATATGATAGGGCGACTTCGGTTTACTTGGTGGATCGCGTGGTACCTATGTTGCCTGAGGTGCTCTCCAATAATGCCTGTTCGTTGCGTCCCAATGAGGAAAAATATACCTTTTCTGCAATTTTTGAATTGGATACTACTGCTGTAATCAAAAATCAGTGGTTTGGCCGTACCGTAATCAATTCGAACGAACGTTTTGCTTATGAGGAGGCCCAACATATTATTGAAAGCGGTACAGGGCACATTCCGGAACATGTGTCCATTCGTGGTAAGGCCTATCAGATTGGTGAAGATGTGGTCGAGGCTACGTTGACCATGGACAAATTGGCAAAGATTATGCGAAAGAAGCGAATGAAACAAGGGGCCATTTCTTTTGATAAGGTAGAGGTTCGCTTCAATTTGAATGAAAATAATGAACCTATTGGGGTATATTTTAAGGAAGCCAAAGATGCCAATAAACTTATTGAGGAATTTATGTTATTGGCAAATAGAAAGGTAGCGGAATTTATCGGAAAACAAAAACCCAAGAAAACATTTGTGTATCGGGTACATGATGACCCGGATGAGGACAAGCTTATTGCGTTGAACGGAATTATCTCCAGGTTTGGTCATAAGCTTAATTTTAAGGACAAGAAATCCATTAGTGCTTCGTTGAACCAATTATTGGAAGATGTAAAAGGTCAAAAGGAGCAGAATTTAGTAGATACACTTGCTATTCGTAGCATGAGCAAGGCGGTTTATACGGTCGATAATATTGGACATTACGGATTGGCCTTTGATTATTATACCCATTTTACGTCACCTATCAGAAGATATCCTGATGTTATGGTTCACCGCTTATTGCAGCATTATTTGGATGGAGGGGATACGGTCAAGGCCGATACATATGAACAGAAGTGTAAACATTCTTCCGATATGGAGGCACTGGCCGCGAATGCAGAAAGGGATTCCATAAAGTACATGCAGATCAAGTTTATGGAAGATCATAAGGACCAAGAGTTTTTGGGTGTCATCAGTGGTGTTACTGAGTGGGGAATTTATGTGGAGATTATCGAGAACAAATGTGAAGGTATGGTGCGCATCAGAGACATAAAGGGAGATTATTATATCTTTGATGAGAAGCAGTATGCCATAATTGGGGAACGGACCAAGAAAATGTATCAATTGGGGGATGAAGTCGTGGTTATGGTAAAGAGTACCGATTTGATTAAGAGACACTTGGACTTTTCTTTATTAGGGAAGAAAGAATAG
- a CDS encoding PH domain-containing protein, protein MKTYKSKISWGLLVVPMLLFLGIIVSMILKGEEPSGILTTSGILLAVCLFILYLLMNTEYGMDADTLYVKSGFVYRKHLDISRITSVKKAKNIFSAPAASLDRIQLTYDKFGVLVLSPKDKENFVKDLVVINPNIKDYVNP, encoded by the coding sequence ATGAAAACGTATAAATCAAAAATCAGTTGGGGGCTTTTGGTCGTTCCTATGCTCCTCTTTCTAGGAATCATAGTATCTATGATATTGAAGGGTGAAGAACCGTCAGGCATACTAACTACTTCCGGTATCCTTCTAGCCGTATGCTTGTTTATTTTATATCTGCTGATGAATACGGAATATGGCATGGATGCCGATACCCTGTATGTAAAAAGCGGTTTTGTGTACAGAAAGCACCTGGATATTTCAAGAATTACTTCCGTAAAAAAGGCGAAGAATATTTTTTCAGCTCCAGCGGCATCCTTGGATAGAATACAACTTACCTATGACAAATTTGGGGTTTTGGTGTTATCTCCCAAGGATAAGGAAAATTTCGTAAAGGATTTGGTCGTAATAAACCCCAATATAAAAGACTATGTGAACCCATGA
- a CDS encoding cation diffusion facilitator family transporter, which translates to MGHAHHHHTHGNSHPKVTGKNLVISILLNILITATQVVGGIISGSLSLLSDALHNFSDVLSLIVSYIAIVLSKRKASATKTFGYKRAEIIAAFVNSATLIVVAVLLIKEAIERFIHPQEVESNLVIWLSILGIAANGFSVLLIKKDSDKNMNMKSAYLHLLTDMLASVVVLIGGLLMKFYEIYWVDPVLTLIIALYLVYMGFDLLKDSTRVLMLFAPNTIQVQHIVDTIMQIKSVKNVHHVHIWQLNENQIHLEAHIDFSEDIKLSEFDSILEEIEELVYHKHNINHINIQPEYGKCDIKHVIVQD; encoded by the coding sequence ATGGGTCACGCGCACCATCATCATACGCACGGAAATTCCCATCCAAAGGTAACGGGCAAGAACCTTGTAATTTCAATTTTACTGAATATTCTTATTACCGCCACGCAGGTGGTTGGGGGAATCATATCTGGTAGTCTCTCTTTATTATCCGATGCATTGCACAACTTTAGCGATGTATTATCCCTGATTGTTAGTTATATAGCAATCGTTCTTTCAAAAAGAAAAGCATCGGCCACAAAAACATTTGGATATAAAAGGGCTGAAATTATTGCCGCTTTTGTAAACTCCGCTACGTTGATCGTAGTGGCCGTTTTGTTGATAAAGGAAGCCATCGAGCGATTTATACATCCGCAAGAAGTGGAATCCAACTTGGTCATTTGGCTCTCTATATTGGGTATAGCCGCCAATGGTTTCAGTGTGCTGCTCATAAAAAAAGATTCGGATAAAAACATGAACATGAAATCTGCTTATCTGCATTTACTGACGGATATGTTGGCTTCCGTGGTGGTGTTGATAGGTGGTTTGTTGATGAAGTTCTACGAAATCTATTGGGTAGACCCCGTATTGACACTCATAATTGCACTATACCTTGTGTATATGGGCTTTGACCTCTTAAAGGATTCCACGCGCGTGTTAATGTTGTTTGCGCCAAATACCATTCAGGTACAACATATCGTGGATACTATAATGCAAATAAAATCGGTTAAGAACGTACATCATGTGCATATTTGGCAATTGAATGAAAATCAAATTCATTTGGAGGCACATATTGATTTTTCAGAGGATATAAAACTTTCCGAATTCGATTCAATTCTTGAGGAAATTGAAGAACTGGTATATCACAAGCATAATATCAATCACATAAATATTCAACCGGAATATGGTAAGTGTGATATCAAACATGTGATCGTTCAGGATTAA
- a CDS encoding C40 family peptidase, which yields MHYFSKILIILLLLVLGCNSKEGVNENLEAYIEAIKKEHAPDKRVALFNIEGKHSADGWTLIGESNLPDAVFALKGKLNEVGLAYTDSIKILPDASLKGKHVALVTNSVANLRSEPKHSAELSTQATLGTPVKVWKKEGGWYYIQTPDKYLAWVNSGEISLMTDAEQEAWTNQKKIIYTNTYGHVFSGIDAQTRVSDLVAGSILETTGEGMDFYTVRFPDGREGFVKKEEASPYNSWLGTLDRSQESLVATSKTLMGVPYLWGGTSTKGMDCSGFTKTIYFLNGLIIPRDASQQVHAGVPIDSTKSFDQLQKGDLLFFGRKATDSTAEKVVHVGMWIGNNEFIHASDRVRISSMDKDAENYDEYNLNRYLRSKRVLGQEDEALINLERNYTFYNSN from the coding sequence ATGCATTATTTCTCCAAGATCTTAATAATTCTTTTGCTATTGGTCCTAGGGTGCAACAGCAAAGAGGGTGTAAACGAAAATTTAGAGGCTTACATTGAAGCAATAAAAAAGGAACATGCTCCCGATAAAAGGGTTGCTTTATTCAATATTGAAGGCAAGCATTCTGCGGATGGTTGGACCCTTATAGGTGAAAGCAACCTTCCCGATGCGGTTTTTGCCCTTAAAGGGAAATTGAACGAAGTCGGTCTGGCATATACCGATAGCATAAAAATCCTACCGGACGCTAGTTTGAAGGGCAAACACGTTGCCTTGGTGACAAATTCCGTCGCCAACTTACGAAGCGAGCCCAAACACTCGGCCGAGCTTTCCACACAGGCCACTTTGGGAACCCCGGTAAAAGTTTGGAAAAAGGAAGGAGGATGGTACTATATTCAAACCCCTGATAAATACCTTGCCTGGGTAAATTCTGGCGAAATCTCGTTAATGACCGATGCCGAACAGGAGGCTTGGACAAACCAGAAAAAGATTATTTACACGAATACCTATGGGCATGTTTTTTCGGGCATCGATGCACAAACACGGGTATCAGATTTGGTGGCCGGCAGCATTTTGGAAACAACCGGAGAAGGCATGGATTTTTATACGGTTCGTTTCCCCGATGGCCGGGAAGGCTTCGTAAAAAAGGAAGAGGCGTCACCTTATAATAGTTGGTTGGGCACTCTGGACCGGAGCCAGGAATCCCTTGTGGCGACTTCCAAAACGCTCATGGGCGTACCCTATCTTTGGGGCGGCACGTCTACCAAGGGCATGGATTGCAGCGGCTTTACCAAAACCATCTATTTCTTGAACGGGTTGATTATACCAAGGGATGCCTCACAGCAAGTACATGCGGGGGTTCCTATTGATTCTACCAAGAGCTTCGACCAACTTCAAAAAGGGGATTTGTTGTTTTTTGGACGGAAAGCCACGGATTCAACGGCCGAAAAAGTGGTGCATGTAGGCATGTGGATCGGCAATAATGAATTTATCCATGCATCGGACCGAGTACGCATCAGCAGTATGGACAAGGATGCCGAAAACTATGACGAATATAATTTGAACAGGTACCTAAGAAGTAAGCGGGTTTTGGGCCAAGAAGACGAGGCCTTGATCAACCTTGAACGAAACTACACATTCTATAATTCGAATTAA
- a CDS encoding head GIN domain-containing protein, protein MKQLILILSIVLGNALGAQESKVSVGLGKFAEVKGFDGISIKLIRSSENKAVISGENTDKVAIVNNDGILKIRMQITKFFSGYKTFVDLYYTEDIMVIDVNEDARITSENIIVQDVLELKSQEGGEVNVSTEVEQLLIKSVSGGIVKATGVANLQDVQINTGGVYEGKSLKTKFSTVNVNAGSRAEIYASEYVKAAVKAGGEVLVYGNPPKLEEKTVFGGSIKRM, encoded by the coding sequence ATGAAGCAGTTAATTTTAATTTTAAGTATTGTTCTGGGTAACGCTTTAGGCGCACAGGAAAGCAAGGTATCTGTTGGTCTTGGTAAGTTTGCCGAGGTGAAGGGGTTTGACGGGATTTCTATTAAACTCATTCGGTCTTCTGAAAATAAGGCCGTCATTTCAGGTGAAAATACAGATAAGGTTGCTATTGTGAACAATGATGGTATCTTGAAGATAAGAATGCAAATCACCAAATTCTTTAGTGGGTATAAGACCTTTGTTGATTTGTATTATACAGAGGATATTATGGTGATTGATGTTAATGAGGATGCAAGGATTACTTCTGAAAATATAATTGTTCAGGATGTTTTGGAATTGAAGTCCCAAGAAGGTGGAGAGGTTAATGTTTCAACAGAGGTGGAGCAACTTTTGATAAAATCGGTTTCAGGAGGTATTGTCAAAGCTACAGGTGTTGCAAATTTACAGGATGTTCAAATTAATACAGGAGGCGTTTACGAAGGTAAATCACTTAAGACCAAATTCTCTACGGTCAATGTGAATGCAGGTTCCCGTGCGGAAATTTATGCGAGCGAGTATGTGAAGGCTGCTGTGAAGGCTGGCGGCGAAGTACTCGTATATGGGAATCCACCTAAATTGGAGGAGAAAACTGTTTTTGGTGGAAGTATAAAAAGGATGTAG
- a CDS encoding GNAT family N-acetyltransferase: MNISIKRFNELETSELYGVLQLRSEVFVVEQDCVYQDLDGKDEKALHVIGKKDEEIVAYTRVFAPGDYFAEASIGRVVVKQSQRKYGYGKLIMEASIKEVEEKLGTKTIRISAQTYLLKFYSSLGFTPEGAEYLEDGIPHVSMVRK, from the coding sequence ATGAACATATCGATAAAAAGATTCAATGAATTGGAGACTTCTGAACTCTATGGAGTATTGCAACTGCGAAGTGAGGTATTTGTGGTTGAACAGGACTGCGTATATCAGGACTTGGACGGTAAGGATGAAAAGGCACTTCACGTCATTGGAAAAAAAGATGAAGAAATCGTTGCCTACACCCGTGTGTTCGCACCGGGCGATTACTTTGCCGAGGCCAGTATTGGTAGGGTAGTAGTCAAACAGAGTCAACGGAAATATGGGTATGGCAAGCTGATTATGGAAGCCTCCATAAAGGAGGTTGAGGAAAAATTGGGCACAAAAACCATTCGAATTTCCGCACAGACCTACTTGTTAAAATTTTACAGTTCCCTAGGTTTTACCCCGGAAGGAGCTGAGTATTTGGAAGATGGCATACCGCATGTTTCTATGGTGAGAAAGTAA
- the dcm gene encoding DNA (cytosine-5-)-methyltransferase: MIKLRVIELFAGVGGFRLGLEQTGNFEVVWSNQWEPSTKTQHASLVYEARFGTENHVNSDISEVPTDTIPDADILVGGFPCQDYSVATTLQNSKGLIGKKGVLWWSIQRILSEKKQPPKYLFLENVDRLLKSPSNQRGRDFAIMLKSLEELGYAVEWRVINAADYGMPQRRRRIFFLGYHKSTEIYKKLKKSGAETWLLQEGILADAFPVLVDSAKSQEFHLEGDLVSLSENFNKGQKLSPFDNTGVFVEGKVTTLKTKADYDDVKMVLGDILQKDTVPREYFIDEQDVAKWEYLKGAKKEVRTAKNGFSYNYSEGAMVFPDALDNASRTIITGEGGKSPSRFKHVVQTSKGLRRLTPMELERLNMFPDNHTQLKGISDTKRAFFMGNALVVGIVSKIGAVLFEKINL; encoded by the coding sequence GTGATCAAATTACGAGTAATTGAACTTTTTGCTGGTGTGGGCGGCTTTCGTCTGGGATTGGAGCAAACCGGGAATTTTGAAGTTGTCTGGAGCAATCAGTGGGAACCCAGCACCAAGACCCAGCATGCATCCCTGGTGTACGAGGCCAGATTTGGAACTGAAAACCACGTGAATTCCGATATTTCAGAAGTACCAACGGATACTATTCCAGATGCCGATATATTGGTGGGAGGATTTCCTTGTCAGGATTATTCCGTAGCGACCACCTTGCAAAACTCCAAAGGATTGATCGGAAAAAAAGGGGTGTTGTGGTGGAGCATCCAACGGATTTTATCCGAAAAAAAACAACCACCAAAATACCTGTTCTTGGAGAACGTAGACCGTTTGCTGAAATCTCCCTCCAACCAACGAGGGCGGGATTTTGCCATCATGCTCAAAAGTTTGGAGGAACTGGGCTATGCCGTGGAATGGCGCGTTATCAATGCGGCGGATTATGGGATGCCCCAGCGGAGAAGGCGTATTTTTTTTCTGGGCTATCACAAAAGCACTGAAATCTATAAAAAACTAAAAAAATCGGGTGCCGAAACATGGCTACTACAGGAGGGTATTTTGGCTGATGCCTTTCCGGTGCTAGTAGATTCGGCCAAATCGCAGGAGTTCCATTTAGAAGGGGATTTGGTCTCGTTGTCCGAAAACTTTAACAAAGGCCAAAAATTGTCGCCTTTTGATAATACCGGGGTCTTTGTGGAAGGAAAAGTCACGACCCTAAAGACCAAGGCCGATTACGATGATGTAAAAATGGTCCTTGGTGACATCCTTCAAAAAGACACTGTTCCAAGGGAATATTTCATTGATGAACAAGATGTGGCAAAATGGGAGTATTTAAAAGGTGCCAAAAAGGAGGTGCGAACCGCTAAAAACGGATTCAGTTACAATTATAGCGAAGGCGCCATGGTGTTCCCCGATGCCTTGGACAATGCTTCCAGAACCATCATTACCGGGGAGGGAGGAAAAAGTCCGTCGCGATTTAAACATGTGGTTCAAACCTCCAAAGGCCTGCGCCGTCTGACGCCCATGGAATTGGAACGCTTGAACATGTTCCCGGACAATCATACCCAATTGAAGGGCATAAGCGATACCAAAAGGGCCTTTTTTATGGGGAATGCCCTGGTGGTTGGGATTGTCTCAAAAATAGGTGCGGTCCTTTTCGAAAAAATCAATCTGTAA
- a CDS encoding RpiB/LacA/LacB family sugar-phosphate isomerase, which produces MKIAIGNDHAGTDYKLAVIGLLRSMDIEVVNYGTDGSDSVDYPDFVHPVAQDVEDGKVDYGIIICGSGNGASMTANKHQKVRAALCWTKEIVELAREHNNANILSLPARYIALQQALEMVEVFLKTPFAGGRHERRIDKIPCS; this is translated from the coding sequence ATGAAAATAGCTATAGGAAACGACCATGCCGGTACGGATTACAAACTTGCCGTTATAGGTCTCTTACGATCTATGGACATTGAAGTGGTCAACTATGGAACTGATGGATCCGACAGTGTTGATTACCCTGATTTTGTACATCCCGTTGCCCAAGATGTGGAAGATGGCAAAGTGGATTATGGTATTATTATCTGTGGTAGCGGAAACGGGGCTTCCATGACGGCCAATAAACATCAAAAGGTTAGGGCGGCATTATGCTGGACCAAGGAAATAGTGGAATTGGCCCGTGAACACAACAATGCAAATATCTTAAGTCTTCCGGCACGGTACATAGCCTTACAGCAAGCACTTGAAATGGTAGAAGTTTTCTTAAAAACACCTTTTGCCGGTGGAAGGCACGAACGACGGATCGATAAGATTCCTTGTAGCTAG
- a CDS encoding sodium:solute symporter family protein encodes MDYFYEHYVTLILTAIYVGGCLYIGWYFKKKASEGVEGFYVAKREIPGWVISLAFFSTSASTNTYIGQAGKSFELGLSWAWMGFIWTFFCVISWQLLGPKMRFQTARLKSFTIPDYFHLRYKSSLAQTIRVLSAVIILFATLWYMVGIAKGCAHVLTSVLDIPYEYGSFAIIAVTCAYTIWGGMYSVLWTDAIQGIIMFGVAILMLAIPFMYVGGVDNLFEVVSNTDHLSKAGVPINSGLVTFGELVSFLYILGIGLSVGMKQISEPKNLIRFYSVNNTKSMRFAMIWTPVFLGISLVCVMGLGALVHGMATPEEANYLINHTDEVIGFMLDKFDNKLVSGICVAGLFAAGMSSLASVIIIIGTAFVKDIWHVAKPMQESKIIPRTKWFMAIYCLFVFLLTLYPIAGIVELTAFAGAVFAASFFPAIFGGLYLKWGTDMGALASMVVGMLTNIVWRFVFRFNYESLKDVHEIIPAFLLSMLTYVVVSRLSKARKPDKAHLDHVFGK; translated from the coding sequence ATGGATTACTTTTACGAGCACTACGTAACCCTTATCTTAACGGCAATTTATGTGGGCGGATGCCTATACATTGGCTGGTATTTTAAAAAGAAAGCATCGGAAGGTGTTGAAGGTTTTTATGTGGCCAAAAGGGAAATCCCGGGATGGGTGATTTCCTTGGCCTTCTTTTCGACATCGGCCAGTACGAACACGTATATTGGCCAGGCTGGAAAATCCTTTGAGCTCGGCCTTTCCTGGGCTTGGATGGGTTTCATTTGGACCTTCTTTTGTGTTATTTCCTGGCAATTACTGGGCCCCAAAATGCGGTTCCAAACTGCACGGTTAAAGTCGTTCACCATCCCGGATTATTTTCATCTTCGATATAAGAGTTCCTTGGCGCAAACAATCAGGGTGCTTTCCGCAGTTATCATCCTTTTTGCAACGCTTTGGTATATGGTAGGCATCGCCAAAGGATGCGCCCACGTGCTTACGTCCGTGTTGGATATTCCCTATGAATATGGTTCGTTCGCCATTATAGCGGTTACCTGTGCCTATACCATTTGGGGTGGCATGTACAGTGTGCTTTGGACGGATGCGATACAGGGTATCATCATGTTCGGGGTGGCCATTTTGATGTTGGCCATTCCGTTTATGTACGTGGGTGGCGTGGATAATCTTTTCGAAGTGGTGTCGAACACGGACCACTTGTCCAAAGCGGGCGTACCAATAAATTCCGGATTGGTGACCTTTGGGGAGTTGGTATCGTTTCTGTATATCTTGGGGATTGGGCTCTCTGTGGGTATGAAACAGATTTCGGAACCCAAAAACCTCATCCGTTTTTACTCGGTCAACAACACTAAAAGCATGCGGTTCGCCATGATATGGACGCCTGTTTTCCTAGGGATTTCCTTAGTGTGCGTGATGGGATTGGGCGCTTTGGTACATGGTATGGCAACTCCAGAAGAGGCCAATTATCTTATAAACCATACGGATGAAGTCATAGGGTTTATGCTGGACAAGTTTGATAATAAACTGGTAAGCGGCATTTGTGTAGCCGGCTTGTTCGCTGCCGGAATGTCCTCCTTGGCATCCGTCATTATCATTATAGGAACCGCTTTTGTCAAGGACATTTGGCATGTGGCAAAGCCGATGCAAGAATCCAAGATAATTCCCAGGACCAAATGGTTCATGGCCATTTACTGTTTGTTCGTTTTCTTGTTGACACTTTACCCAATCGCAGGAATTGTGGAGCTTACCGCCTTTGCGGGTGCCGTATTCGCGGCAAGCTTTTTTCCGGCCATATTTGGAGGCCTCTATTTAAAATGGGGGACGGATATGGGTGCCTTGGCCTCTATGGTCGTGGGAATGTTGACGAATATTGTTTGGCGTTTTGTCTTTAGGTTCAATTATGAGTCCTTAAAGGACGTACACGAAATAATACCTGCTTTTCTGTTGTCGATGCTTACCTATGTGGTAGTAAGTCGTTTAAGTAAGGCCCGAAAACCAGACAAAGCACATTTGGACCATGTCTTTGGAAAATAG
- a CDS encoding NAD(P)-dependent oxidoreductase, protein MIKHKIAVIGGTGKSGAYLVKRLLELEIPIKLLVRNPEKHCFTNPLVEVVQGDARDYNSILNLIDGCQTIISTLGQPKGEPPIFNDASKNIVKALLKNNLKRYIVVTGINVDTRFDKKDEKTSYATQWMYENFPDTTKNRQEEYAYLASQEGVDWTLVRLPMIIQTDEKFRVGVNLKNCDGHKISATDLADFLIGQLDDERYIQKCPFLFNV, encoded by the coding sequence ATGATTAAACATAAAATTGCCGTTATCGGCGGTACAGGTAAATCGGGTGCCTATTTGGTAAAAAGGCTTTTAGAACTGGAAATACCTATAAAACTCTTGGTCAGAAATCCAGAAAAACATTGTTTCACGAACCCATTAGTTGAAGTGGTACAGGGCGATGCCAGGGATTATAATTCCATTTTGAATTTAATTGATGGATGCCAAACAATAATCAGCACCTTGGGACAGCCTAAAGGGGAACCTCCTATTTTTAACGATGCCAGTAAGAATATTGTAAAGGCCTTGCTCAAAAACAATCTGAAAAGATACATAGTGGTCACTGGAATAAATGTGGATACCCGCTTTGATAAAAAGGATGAAAAAACGAGCTATGCGACCCAATGGATGTACGAAAACTTTCCCGACACAACTAAAAATAGACAGGAAGAATATGCATATTTGGCTTCTCAGGAGGGTGTAGATTGGACCTTGGTTCGGCTGCCAATGATTATTCAAACCGATGAAAAATTTCGTGTTGGAGTTAATTTGAAAAACTGTGATGGGCATAAGATTAGCGCTACGGATTTGGCCGATTTCCTTATCGGCCAATTGGATGATGAGCGCTATATTCAAAAGTGTCCGTTTTTATTCAATGTGTAA